A stretch of Caenorhabditis elegans chromosome IV DNA encodes these proteins:
- the scl-2 gene encoding SCP domain-containing protein (Partially confirmed by transcript evidence): MNYLLLVVALAVGCSADFGSSGQNGIINAHNTLRSKIAKGTYVAKGTQKSPGTNLLKMKWDSAVAASAQNYANGCPTGHSGDAGLGENLYWYWTSGSLGDLNQYGSAASASWEKEFQDYGWKSNLMTIDLFNTGIGHATQMAWAKSNLIGCGVKDCGRDSNGLNKVTVVCQYKPQGNFINQYIYVSGATCSGCPSGTSCETSTGLCV, encoded by the exons aTGAATTACTTGTTGCTGGTTGTGGCGCTTGCTGTTGGCTGCTCCGCTGATTTCGGCTCTTCCGGACAAAACGGAATTATCAATGCACATAACACTCTGCGgtctaaaattgcaaaaggTACCTACGTGGCAAAAGGAACTCAGAAATCGCCGGGAACAAATCTGTTGAAAATG aaatgggATTCCGCAGTCGCCGCATCCGCCCAAAACTACGCAAACGGGTGTCCGACGGGACACTCTGGAGATGCAGGCCTTGGGGAGAATTTGTATTGGTATTGGACAAGTGGATCTCTGGGAGACCTCAATCAATAT GGATCTGCTGCGTCGGCATCATGGGAAAAAGAATTCCAAGATTACGGATGGAAGTCTAACCTTATGACTATCGATCTCTTCAACACAGGAATCGGACACGCGACTCAAATGGCGTGGGCGAAATCCAACCTGATCGGATGTGGAGTCAAGGATTGTGGAAGAGACTCAAACGGCCTGAACAAAGTAACCGTCGTGTGCCAGTACAAGCCGCA aggaaaCTTCATTAATCAATACATCTACGTATCGGGAGCAACCTGTTCCGGCTGTCCATCAGGAACGTCATGTGAGACTTCCACAGGGCTCTGCGTCTAA
- the scl-2 gene encoding SCP domain-containing protein (Partially confirmed by transcript evidence): MTIDLFNTGIGHATQMAWAKSNLIGCGVKDCGRDSNGLNKVTVVCQYKPQGNFINQYIYVSGATCSGCPSGTSCETSTGLCV; encoded by the exons ATGACTATCGATCTCTTCAACACAGGAATCGGACACGCGACTCAAATGGCGTGGGCGAAATCCAACCTGATCGGATGTGGAGTCAAGGATTGTGGAAGAGACTCAAACGGCCTGAACAAAGTAACCGTCGTGTGCCAGTACAAGCCGCA aggaaaCTTCATTAATCAATACATCTACGTATCGGGAGCAACCTGTTCCGGCTGTCCATCAGGAACGTCATGTGAGACTTCCACAGGGCTCTGCGTCTAA
- the scl-3 gene encoding SCP domain-containing protein (Confirmed by transcript evidence) has protein sequence MHTFTLLVLVTLQIGAYAQFRESTQQFIVDLHNKLRTSIAKGTYVAKGTTKAAGSNLLKMKWDTTLATAAQTFANTCPRGHSNAAGVGENLYWRWSSLPFSGMDIYGGAASVAWEQEFQQYGWTTNTFTQALANTGIGHATQMAWANTGLIGCGVKNCGPDPELNNYNRAVVVCQYKAQGNYLGQDIYKSGTTCSACPTGTTCEAATGLCV, from the exons ATGCACACCTTTACTCTTCTCGTTTTGGTTACCCTTCAgattg gagcTTATGCTCAATTCAGAGAAAGCACTCAACAATTCATTGTGGACCTTCATAATAAGCTTCGTACTTCAATTGCCAAGGGAACATATGTGGCTAAAGGGACAACAAAAGCAGCTGGTAgtaatcttttgaaaatg AAGTGGGACACCACATTGGCCACCGCTGCTCAAACTTTTGCTAACACTTGCCCGAGAGGTCACTCCAATGCAGCTGGAGTTGGAGAGAACTTGTACTGGAGATGGTCCAGCCTCCCATTCTCCGGAATGGATATCTATGGAGGAGCTGCATCTGTTGCCTGGGAACAAGAATTCCAGCAGTACGGATGGACAACCAACACTTTCACTCAAGCCCTTGCTAACACTGGAATTGGACATGCTACCCAAATGGCTTGGGCTAATACTGGTCTGATTGGATGTGGAGTGAAGAACTGCGGACCTGATCCAGAACTAAATAACTATAACAGAGCTGTTGTGGTTTGCCAATACAAGGCTCA aggaaaCTATTTGGGTCAAGACATCTACAAGTCAGGAACCACTTGCTCAGCGTGCCCAACTGGAACCACTTGTGAAGCTGCCACTGGACTTTGTGTATAA